The proteins below are encoded in one region of Chitinispirillales bacterium:
- a CDS encoding ATP-dependent helicase, with protein MSKIHLDDRQTEAVNHTNGALLILAGAGSGKTRVLTARTQRLICENIAKPEEILALTFTNKAAKEMRKRIANAVGSGLANRMTIGTFHSLGVKILRNYGQYLNLHTNFTILSENDQISTVKTAIRDLGSKKIAQIPPQDLLNEISLTKNAGIFPEDLKNNVEKRAIGKIYEQYCKILNKRQSVDFDDLLLLPLKLFQEKPKILEEFREKYKFVSVDEFQDTNSAQLKFVRLISSPHNNLMVVGDDDQGIYSWRGAQIQNILNFHLFANAKTVILNRNYRSARQIVEAANAVISKNTRRKAKDIVSVLDAGEPISTYKGHDEEDEIRFIVDKICDFVDKKTYDYNDFALLLRTNLLMREFEDAFRKKKIPYIIHGGMSFYDKREVKDVFAYLNFFANKFDELSLSRILDVPNKGFTASAISAVDEQAGLKKISLWDSYELYENLEGEISDSQYAILKKFVLFMQKYIQKFAGDEFPSKVLRELLEELKYIEILKKIEEDEKKLENRIENVNEILNMLEKYESRHPNDMNLGDFLQNISLNSGENNSDFNVKAVVMMTMHKSKGLEFPVVFIPVLDDVIMPSKKSIEEGKIEEERRLFYVSMTRAKKQLFLSFPRFKQVRKRAMEVKPCRFLNDIPLECLDGKIGEKQDVEYKLIMEEMFRKAQAELEN; from the coding sequence ATGTCAAAAATTCATCTTGACGATAGACAAACGGAAGCGGTAAATCATACAAACGGAGCACTGCTTATTCTTGCAGGGGCAGGTTCTGGGAAAACGCGCGTTTTGACGGCAAGAACACAGCGTTTAATTTGCGAGAATATCGCAAAACCGGAAGAAATTCTTGCCTTGACTTTTACCAACAAAGCCGCAAAAGAAATGCGGAAACGAATCGCAAACGCCGTTGGAAGCGGACTTGCAAACAGGATGACCATAGGAACTTTTCACTCGCTGGGAGTAAAAATCCTGCGAAATTACGGGCAATATCTGAATTTACACACTAATTTTACGATTTTGTCGGAAAACGACCAGATTTCTACAGTGAAAACGGCGATCCGCGACTTGGGAAGTAAAAAAATTGCACAAATTCCGCCGCAAGATTTGTTAAATGAAATTTCTCTTACTAAAAATGCGGGAATTTTCCCTGAAGATCTGAAAAATAACGTCGAAAAAAGAGCGATAGGCAAAATATATGAGCAATATTGCAAAATTTTGAATAAACGCCAAAGTGTCGATTTTGACGATTTGCTTTTGCTGCCGTTAAAATTATTTCAGGAAAAACCGAAAATTCTTGAAGAATTTCGTGAAAAATACAAATTTGTGTCGGTTGACGAATTTCAGGACACTAATTCCGCACAGTTAAAATTTGTACGGCTCATTAGCAGTCCGCATAATAATTTAATGGTTGTAGGCGATGACGATCAAGGAATTTATTCATGGCGCGGCGCTCAAATTCAAAATATTCTTAATTTCCATTTATTCGCTAACGCAAAAACCGTTATTTTGAACAGAAATTACCGCTCGGCTCGGCAAATCGTAGAAGCGGCAAACGCCGTTATTTCAAAGAATACTCGCCGAAAAGCCAAAGATATCGTTTCGGTTTTGGACGCTGGCGAACCGATTTCGACATACAAAGGACACGACGAAGAAGACGAAATTAGGTTTATCGTCGATAAAATTTGCGATTTTGTCGATAAAAAAACATACGATTACAACGATTTTGCGCTGCTTTTGAGAACGAATTTACTTATGCGGGAATTTGAAGACGCGTTTCGCAAGAAAAAAATACCTTACATTATTCATGGCGGTATGAGTTTTTACGACAAGCGGGAAGTGAAAGACGTGTTTGCGTATCTTAATTTTTTTGCAAATAAATTTGACGAATTGAGTTTATCGCGAATTTTGGACGTGCCGAATAAAGGATTTACGGCATCTGCGATTTCTGCGGTCGATGAGCAGGCCGGACTCAAAAAAATTTCACTTTGGGACAGCTATGAACTATATGAAAACCTTGAAGGAGAAATAAGCGATTCGCAATACGCAATTTTGAAAAAATTTGTTCTGTTTATGCAAAAATATATACAAAAATTTGCGGGTGACGAATTTCCCAGCAAAGTTTTACGGGAATTACTTGAGGAATTGAAATATATTGAAATATTGAAAAAAATTGAAGAAGATGAAAAAAAATTAGAAAATAGAATTGAAAACGTAAACGAAATTTTGAATATGCTTGAGAAATATGAAAGCAGACATCCCAACGATATGAATTTGGGAGATTTTTTGCAAAATATTTCGCTTAATTCCGGTGAAAACAACTCGGATTTCAATGTAAAAGCGGTGGTTATGATGACTATGCACAAATCTAAAGGTTTGGAATTTCCGGTTGTTTTCATTCCGGTTTTAGACGATGTGATTATGCCAAGTAAAAAGTCGATAGAAGAAGGAAAAATCGAAGAAGAACGGCGGCTTTTTTACGTTTCGATGACGCGGGCGAAAAA